Proteins encoded within one genomic window of bacterium (Candidatus Blackallbacteria) CG13_big_fil_rev_8_21_14_2_50_49_14:
- a CDS encoding RNA 2'-phosphotransferase, translated as MSHDPLKHLSKLLSLVLRHKPEEIGLTLDAQGWASVEELVSKLADRGLTRALLEKIVRESDKQRFAFSPEGQYIRANQGHSLSVDLALQPQTPPDFLYHGTARRHLESIFAQGLSPQARQHVHLSFDISTALAVGRRYDQRPVLLKISAAEMAAAGYTFYCSANGVWLTASVPPAFIHEMDSSDA; from the coding sequence ATGAGCCATGATCCTTTAAAACATTTGAGCAAGCTCTTGAGCCTTGTGCTGCGCCACAAGCCTGAAGAAATCGGGCTGACGCTGGATGCCCAGGGGTGGGCCTCGGTGGAGGAGCTTGTGAGTAAGCTGGCTGATCGGGGGCTAACCCGTGCTTTGCTGGAGAAAATCGTGCGTGAAAGTGATAAACAGCGCTTTGCCTTCAGCCCGGAGGGTCAGTATATTCGCGCCAATCAGGGCCACAGCCTGTCTGTTGACCTCGCCCTTCAACCCCAGACTCCTCCCGATTTTCTCTACCATGGCACCGCGCGCCGCCATTTGGAGTCGATTTTTGCTCAGGGGCTAAGCCCACAGGCGCGTCAGCATGTGCACCTTTCTTTCGATATTTCAACGGCGCTGGCGGTGGGGCGTCGCTATGATCAACGGCCTGTGCTGCTCAAAATTTCTGCGGCAGAAATGGCAGCAGCCGGGTATACTTTTTATTGTTCTGCCAATGGGGTCTGGCTGACAGCCTCTGTACCCCCTGCTTTTATACACGAAATGGATAGCTCTGATGCCTGA
- a CDS encoding polynucleotide kinase-phosphatase: protein MPETQVLKIPELSLVLLIGASGSGKSSFGRRHFLPTEVISSDFCRGLVADNENDQSATGDAFDLVYAIAAKRLAAGRLTVIDATHVQAGSRTRALQLAKQFHVLPVAIVLKMPERLCQDRNAQRPDRQFGPHVVSRQTQDLRRTLKLLKQEGFRSVFTLESPEQVEQVQIERVRLWTDRRDEEGPFDIIGDVHGCGDELEALLGLLGYQADAEAAYRHPEGRKVVFLGDLVDRGPRIVDCLNLAMRMTQAGTALCVPGNHESKFLRWLRGKNVKPIHGFQETLDQVQALPEPEQADFKRRAESFIDGLISHFVLDQGRLVVAHAGMRSELQGRASGRVREFALYGETTGETDEFGLPVRYPWASEYRGAAKVVYGHTPVPEAEWLNGTICLDTGCVFGGKLTALRYPEQTLVQVPAAQVYCEPLRPLREIQTGVSAQQYDDRRLELSEITGKQILETRLKRQVIIQAENAAAALEVLSRYSVDPRWLIYLPPTMSPSETSSEPDYLEHPREALGYYRAQGLKRVICQEKHMGSRAVVVICRDLETAKRRFGVNVGTQGTCYTRTGRAFFSQPALEAAFLERVAATLSQGDWWQRFDSDWFCLDAELLPWSAKAQELIRQQYAALSSAAGAALGETLKTLAQAKKPELETLQARIQERALLAGAFREAWQPYCWPVHQLEDYKLAPFQILASEGRVYHDQTHLWQIETLAELAQLDPGLFRATAWKEVDFEAAGSIEAALDWWLELTAAGGEGMVVKPLEAIARGSKGYVQPGVKCRGREYLRMIYSPEYTRPEHLKRLKKRGLAAKRSLALREFALGMEALERFVAKAPLREVHRCVAGLLALESEPVDPRL, encoded by the coding sequence ATGCCTGAAACCCAGGTTTTGAAAATTCCTGAACTCTCACTGGTGCTCTTGATCGGTGCCTCTGGCTCAGGCAAATCGAGCTTTGGCCGCCGTCATTTCTTGCCCACTGAGGTGATTTCTTCAGATTTCTGCCGTGGGTTGGTGGCCGATAATGAAAATGATCAAAGCGCAACCGGCGATGCCTTTGATCTGGTTTATGCAATTGCCGCCAAGCGGCTGGCGGCAGGGCGTCTGACCGTGATTGATGCCACCCATGTGCAAGCCGGTTCACGTACGCGGGCGCTGCAATTGGCAAAACAGTTTCATGTTCTGCCAGTGGCGATTGTGCTGAAAATGCCCGAACGCCTTTGCCAGGATCGCAATGCCCAGCGTCCCGACCGGCAATTTGGCCCACACGTGGTCTCGCGCCAGACCCAAGACTTGCGCAGGACACTCAAACTGCTTAAACAGGAAGGTTTTCGCTCTGTTTTTACGCTCGAAAGCCCAGAGCAGGTAGAACAGGTTCAGATCGAACGGGTTCGCCTCTGGACCGATCGCCGCGATGAAGAGGGCCCCTTTGATATCATCGGGGATGTGCATGGCTGTGGCGATGAGTTGGAAGCCCTTTTGGGACTGCTGGGTTATCAGGCCGATGCCGAGGCGGCTTATCGTCACCCCGAGGGGCGAAAAGTGGTATTTTTAGGCGATTTGGTGGATCGCGGCCCCCGGATTGTGGACTGTCTGAACCTGGCCATGCGCATGACCCAAGCCGGAACCGCCTTGTGTGTGCCAGGCAACCATGAAAGCAAGTTTCTGCGCTGGCTGCGCGGCAAGAATGTGAAACCGATTCATGGTTTTCAGGAGACCCTCGATCAGGTTCAGGCCTTGCCAGAGCCAGAACAGGCCGATTTTAAACGGCGGGCGGAAAGCTTTATAGATGGGCTGATCAGCCATTTTGTACTCGATCAGGGGCGGCTGGTGGTGGCCCATGCCGGTATGCGCTCTGAGCTTCAGGGGCGGGCTTCTGGGCGGGTGCGTGAATTCGCCCTCTATGGCGAAACCACGGGTGAAACCGATGAGTTTGGCTTGCCCGTGCGCTATCCCTGGGCGTCGGAATACCGGGGAGCGGCCAAGGTGGTCTATGGGCATACCCCCGTGCCCGAGGCTGAGTGGCTGAATGGGACGATTTGTTTAGACACGGGCTGTGTCTTTGGCGGCAAGCTGACGGCTTTGCGCTATCCTGAGCAGACCTTGGTGCAGGTGCCGGCTGCGCAGGTCTACTGCGAACCTCTTCGCCCGCTGCGTGAAATTCAAACCGGTGTTTCAGCCCAGCAGTACGATGACCGACGACTTGAACTGTCTGAAATTACCGGCAAGCAAATCCTTGAAACCCGTCTCAAGCGCCAGGTGATCATTCAGGCTGAAAATGCTGCGGCGGCCTTGGAAGTGCTCAGTCGTTATTCTGTCGATCCCCGCTGGCTGATTTATCTGCCCCCGACGATGTCGCCCAGCGAAACCAGTTCGGAACCCGATTATTTAGAGCATCCCCGCGAGGCCTTGGGCTATTATCGGGCCCAGGGGCTGAAGCGGGTCATCTGTCAGGAAAAACACATGGGCTCGCGGGCCGTGGTGGTGATCTGCCGTGATCTCGAAACGGCAAAGCGACGCTTTGGTGTCAATGTTGGCACCCAGGGAACATGCTATACCCGCACCGGACGCGCTTTTTTCAGTCAGCCAGCTTTAGAAGCTGCTTTTTTGGAGCGGGTGGCCGCCACCCTGAGCCAGGGTGACTGGTGGCAACGCTTTGATTCGGATTGGTTTTGTCTGGATGCTGAACTTTTGCCCTGGTCAGCCAAGGCCCAGGAGCTGATCCGGCAGCAGTATGCCGCTCTTTCTTCAGCTGCTGGGGCTGCTTTGGGCGAAACCTTAAAGACCCTGGCGCAGGCCAAGAAGCCTGAACTGGAGACTCTGCAGGCCCGCATCCAAGAACGCGCGCTCTTGGCTGGCGCTTTTCGGGAGGCCTGGCAGCCCTATTGCTGGCCGGTACATCAGCTTGAAGATTATAAACTGGCGCCCTTTCAAATTTTGGCCAGTGAAGGTCGGGTTTACCACGACCAAACCCATCTTTGGCAGATTGAAACCCTGGCTGAATTGGCCCAGTTGGATCCGGGCCTGTTTCGAGCCACTGCCTGGAAAGAAGTGGATTTTGAAGCAGCAGGCAGCATTGAGGCTGCGCTGGATTGGTGGCTTGAGCTGACCGCAGCGGGCGGAGAGGGCATGGTTGTCAAGCCGCTTGAGGCCATTGCCCGAGGCTCCAAAGGCTATGTTCAGCCAGGGGTAAAATGTCGGGGCCGTGAGTACCTGCGCATGATTTACAGCCCGGAATATACCCGCCCAGAGCATTTAAAACGTTTGAAAAAACGGGGCTTGGCGGCCAAACGTTCCTTGGCCCTGCGCGAGTTTGCCCTGGGCATGGAAGCGCTTGAACGCTTTGTGGCGAAAGCGCCTTTGCGTGAGGTGCACCGCTGTGTGGCGGGACTTTTGGCCCTTGAGAGCGAGCCTGTGGATCCGCGCCTGTGA